The DNA window CAGTGGTATTATAGGTAACTATTAAAGCATCCTTGTGCTTACACCCTCTGACCTTTTTAAATTTCGCCTTTTAGAATCGTACGATGACCAGCGTAATGAGATCGTGCTCAGTTGCCAGGTGATTGGACGTCCAAATGTCAGCTGGATGCGTGATGATCACTCCATATGCAACAACCGGTACAGAACAGTAGAAGAACCAGGTGGCGTTAGAAAGCTGGTAATACGCAATCCCATCTCCTCCGACTGCGGCATCTTTGCCTGCTATGCAGAGCACGAGCATAGGATTGACTCCACCAGCATCACCATCAAGGCGGCCGATCTCAAGCGCCTGATTAACGTCAGTCAGGAGGAGATTCCGAGCATTGGCGATCATGATAGCACGCCTTGGTCACGTAGCCAGTCGCATTTGAGTGCCGGCAGTCAGGTCAACGGCAATGGAGAGCTTCATCGAGCCGGCGATCGTGTCCTACGCAGCGTGGGCAAGGGAAAACCACTGTTCCACACCCTTCTGCATGATCGCACTGTTTCGGAGGGAGCCAATCTCCGGCTGCTTTGCGCCGTATCCGGAGACGAGAACACGCACATCGAGTGGCTGAAGAACCACAAACCGCTGCCCAGGGGCGACAATCGTTATCAGACCCTCTTCCTGAATGGAGAAGCTTCGTTGGAGATCTTTGCTGCGGTGGCCGACGATAGTGGCCACTATACCTGCTGTGCCTCGAACGATTTTGGCGAGAGTTTAAGCCATTCCCAGCTGCGCGTATACAAGCACTTCCAGGAAGCCCCATTGCCAAGTACTTTTACGCAGCCAATCCGAGGTATTACCCGTCTAAAAAGATCGACGGAATCCATCTTCGCTTGTACATACTTAATGTTTTAACCGCTTCTGTTGGCCCCAATTTATAGTTAAAGAAACCTACTTACTAATCCTTACCCTTTGCAGACACATATTCTCTCAACGAGAATGAGTTGGTTCTGGATTGCCGCGTACGTGGCCAGCCGCGTCCCGAAATCCAGTGGATCAAGGGCACGGAGCCCATCGAGGGCAACGAGAAGTACAAGCTGAGCGACCAGGCCGATGGCTATGCCAAGCTGGTCATCGTGAATCCCACAGAGAAGGATTCGGGCATCTATTGGTGTGTGGCCCGCAACGAGGGAGCGGAGAACAAGATCTCCCACCAGGTGGACTTCAAGGGACGCCAGCACTACTCGCTGGAGAAGACGCACGGATTCTTCCATCGCGATCCCAACAAGCCGCACTTCCTGCTTCCATTGGGCAACCAAACGGTCTGCAACGGCGGCACCGTGGCCATTTCCGCCCAATTCATGGAGACCAGCACACCCATCGAGGTCAAGTGGCTTCGCGATCGCAGGGTGGTGGATGGACCCAATGTCAAGGCCCTGGCCGATCGCGGCGTCTATACGCTGACCATCATGAATGCCGGTCCCGAGGTGGAGGGCACCTATACCTGCCGCGCCTCCAATGCCTTTGGTCGCATCGAATCGAATGTCAACGTCGATGTGGCCGTGGGTGCTGAGAAGGATGAGCGTCCTCCGCTGTTCCTCTCACGACCAGACACCGAAATGAAGATCGCCGTGGGTGATCCCTTCTCGCTGTCCTTCCGCATTGCCGGCGATCCGAAACCAAAGCGTAAGCGGCATATACCAACGATGGTGTGGAGTAACAGCTGATGTATGGTCCTTGTTTTTGCAGTCACCTTCATGAAGGGCACGAAGGACATTACCCAGTCGGATCGGGTGAGCAAAGAGGTGTCCGATGACTACACAAGATTCTCAGTGCAGCAAGCCCAGATCTCCGATTCTGGCACCTACTTCGTGGTGGCCCGCAACAACTTTGGCACTGACAGGATATTCGTCACCGTGACGGTAGGCTGCGTGTCTATATCTGTGTCCTTTTGGgatctatatatctatctatacTATACCTGTTGCTTGTGGCTGTCCCTCTATCGCTTTCGCTCACTAACCACTGCAAttctttctctcttttctcTGCTTCTCTTATTCCAGATTAAAATacccaaaaagaaagaagaatAAAGCTtattaatacaatttattttgcaaatttcGAACGCCTCCCTTCAACAGCACCGaaatacaattacaattatatCATACTTAGCCCTCAGTCTACTTTCCTGACTCTATGTGTTCACTCAATGCAATACACTATATATCGTTCTGACTACACAACTTATAGGTAAACCCGCGCGCTCGATCCGCCACGCCAACGCAACCACGCTGGGGCCTTCCCCTGGACAGTTATAGCGACACCTCGTACTTCAGAGGTAAGGATTGTATATTTCAGTATCCTTGTGCCATGTGCAAAGTCCATGTTCATGTCCGTTGTGTTCCGTGTGGTCCGTGGGAGTGTCCTCTTCTGTCTATATGTGGCACTAAAGACGAAGCCCAATCCTCATTTGCAATCATCATTTGCAGATCGGTTCAACCGCCCCAACAAACCTCGAACTACAAAAGATATTTCCTGTGAGATCGTAGAAACCCAGCACACAACCAATAACTATTCCTGTATTTATCTTTTGTTAGTATTTCTGAACGATTGActtaattacttttattatcgtacctacatatataaataatgtattATATAAAGCACAGCAATCCAGCTTATACATTTACGTAGTggaaacaagaaaataaaaaatatttctccGGGGCGTAAAGACTTTTACTTGAGGTCACCTTAGTATCCACTCCCATTCACCCACTTGAGCCTCATTCATTTACGACTTTTCTCTCATCCATCCCTCAGATCCACCGGGTTGCATTTCCACCGAGCCACTGGTCGTGGATTCCGGACCCACACACATCTCGTTGTCGTGGGGCAAGCCGGCTAGTGCCAACTCAGCTCCGGTGATGGCCTACAAGGTGGAGGCCTGGGTGGTGGGTCACGAGGGCGGTGCCTACTGGCGGGAGTTGGGTCTGACGCCCATCAACTCGTTCGACGCCTTCAACCTGAAGCCCAACGTTGAGTACCACTTCCGCGTGACGCCCAAGAACCGATATGGCTGGGGACCCACCGTCCAGACCAGCAGCCCTCTCCAAGTGGGCGGTGTCGAGTGCCTGCCGGAGTTCGTCAAGATCCTGCCGGGTCAGGCCAAGGCTCTGCTGGGCTCCTCCTTCACCCTGCAGTGCAACATGCGTGGCGCGCCAAGGCCCCAGGTCAACTGGTTCAAGGATGGCATTCAGCTGAGCAGCAGCTCGGAACGTGTCAAGATCCGGCAGATCGGTTCCACCTGCGCCCTCACCATTGCCACCGTCAGCGAACTGGACTCGGGTCGTTACACCTGCGAGGCGACCAACTCGAAGGGCAGAGTTTCCACATTTGCCCGCCTCCAAGTCGTTTCCGATTCGAGAATCTACGAGGCGGACTCGCGTCTAAAGGAGATCGCCCATGGTCGCAATGTGGCGGATGTCGGTGACTCGCTGCCCATCTTCACTATGCGCCTAAGGGATCGACGCGTCCAGGTGACCTATCCGGTACGACTCACCTGCCAGATCGTGGGCTATCCTGTGCCAGAGATCTTATGGTACAAGGACGATCAGCTCATCCACACGGATAAAAAGCATTTGATCAGCGCCGAGGGACAGTTCTTTACGCTGGAAATTGCTGCCACCTCGCTAGACGACAGCGGTACCTACACTTGCCTGGCGAGGAACGAGCTGGGTTCCGTTTCCTGCCACTGCACCCTGGTCGTGGACAAGGGCATTCGAGCCTACATCTCGCCGGACTTCTATGTCCCCTTGGATCCCTTCTACATATTCCGCGAGGGTTCCGAAATCCGTCTGTCCACGAAGGTCGAGGCCTATCCATCCGTCGGTGTCACCTGGCACCGCAACGGGATGCGCCTGCGACCCAGTCGTCGCCTGACCGCCACCTTGGACTCCAATGGTTTTGTGGAGCTAATCATTGCCGAGGCCACGGTGCGAGATGCCGGAATCTATGTGTGCGTTGCATCCAACGTGGTGGGTAAGGTGGAGACCATCTGCCGCGTGGCCattgaggaggaggagaacaAGGTGGTGGCGCCGCAGCGATCCCTGGAAATCCCCAGCATTAAGACTGATGATCTGCCGTGAGTGTTGCTCCTAGTATTGTGCTTAGAAACCATCAATTGATGATTCATTTTCCCCTCAGTTATTCCAAGGAGCCCCTGTTTGTGGTCAAGCCACGATCCAGCGAGGCGTACGAGGGTGACAACGTCATCATATTCTGCGAGGTGGTCGGCGATCCCAAGCCCGAAGTCGTTTGGCTGCGCGATTTTCTAAATGTGAGTATGTGGTGACGTATTGCGAGACCAGATTTCACATGTTGCACATGCGCAGTTCGACGTCGGAATGAGTTAGTCAGTTGCATTCGCGGCGTCAGCAAATGTGGGTCGTTCCATCGCTACCTTCTCTCGATTCCAAACCCGTTGCCTTATCAGAGACTCAAGTTTAGGTGAACTAGCAACGTGGGCCCTACCGGCATCAGGAAGTTCGAATTTAATTTCCGCTCGAGCCAACTATAAATAGGCAACTCCCAGTGGGCCAGACAATTTAGTAGAACGTTTTTTCGAATTGATACAGTTGGTCGCGCGGATAGAATTCGGTTTTGATTGATCCGCGAGCGCGAACAAAGTGTCCAAAACAAGCGGAGCATCGCATCCCTCTCAGAGGTAACCAGCCCAGTGGTTAACAGCCCGAGAATCCGATCCGCCCGCAAAGTGGCTACAGAGTGGCACGTGAAGAATAGAGTGCTGGGGCAGCTGGCTCGGATTACGGACAAGTGCGTCATACTGAAACGGTGCGCGTTATACAAGACCACTGGCACACAGACAGATCTTACAAATCCGATTCGCTGTCAAACGCTAATTCAAGTTCAACCCATATCAAATAACAGGCTTGTTCGCAACAAACAATTACGCGagccaaaaaggaaacaaaaataaaaaatattattagcCACTGTCGCGCACGAAGTCGACCAAGGAAGCgagcaggcaggcaggcaggagGAGTAGGAGGTCAGGGTGGGCAACGTATACCCATTACCAGTTTTCCTATTCGACAGTCTCGAAACTGAATTTTGTGCTTATATGGCCATACGCTTAACACAATAATAACAACGGCGACCGAGTCAGCGTCAACGGCATCGACATTTGTATAAAGACAGTCGTGATTCATGATCTGCGACAGCCGCACAAGTCCTTATAGTCAAAGCTCATCGCATACATGACCTTGAGTCATTCAGCCCACTGATCGCCGCGTTTTTCTTTCGCCCGCAGCCGGAGTACTACAAGGACGCGCCCCACTTCCGGCGCATTGGAGACGGACCCGAGTACAGGCTGGAGATACCCAGCGCCAAGTTGGACTTCACCGGCACCTATTCCGTGATAGCCAGCAATTGCCATGGCGAGGCCAAGGCTGTAATATCGCTTCAAATATTCGCCAAAGGTAAGCACCACAATGCATTTATTAACTAGACTGGGGGTAGATATTCAAGAGGCGGGGAAAGACCACGTCCCGCCAGAACTCTTCGGCCATGGTCAGCAAACTGCTCACGAATTCCGGATCCGCTTGTACCCAAACGTAGTGCAGAGCTCCGTTGCTTTCGAACGTTGGACTCAGCACGCAGTAGAGGGCCTTTTTTACATTTGCCGCAAACATCTGGATTTGTATTTGGGCCATGTACTTGGGTGCAATAGACTCGCGTGCCTCGAGGTACTTCTCAAAGTCCTCATCAGTCTTTGGCGATTTGATTTCGACAATGTGATCGTCCGTGATGCCATCGGGGGCAGCGCACAGGAAGGGGAAGCTTTCGTGCAGGATCAGACCGCATTCTAAGTAGTTCTTGTTCTCCAGTTTCTCGGTCTGTTTCAATATGAATCGCTTGTGTTCCTTCTGTTGCACACGATCCGCATTGTTCTTGTCACGCCCTTTGCAAAACATCATATTGAAGATTTGATCTTCATCCTCGGGAGTTTTGCGGTTAATGATCATGTGCATCATGGAGCAACGGATGCGCATATACTGCACCTCCACCCACAGTCGggttttgtatttattacGTGTGGCATCGTACAGACTTTCAATAATTCCCGTCTGAGCCTGTGCCTCCATATGTGCCACATAGCTGGGTGGATCGACGACGTTGTACTCTGCCGCTCGGAGCAGCACATGGTGCACAAACATGGGCTCGAACTCATCGGTGGTCTCCACACATTGGCGGTAGAGCGCCGAGTCCCTGCCACAGttggccagctcctccagAATGGTCTCAAGAAAAGCTTCTCCCTCGCTGGCACTAAGTTCCTTCGAGGTTAGTTCGCTCTCCATTCGCACCTCATCCTTGGGCATTAAATCACATATTCGAGTAGCAGTTGTCGGCTCCGGTTGCACCAGATTTTCCAGTTCATGGCCCCAAAACTCCACCACAGCCGAGGGATTTCGATCTGTGCTCTTGTTTAGCAGCCAAAAGGTGAAGGCCACGATGTGGGCACATGTGCCTGAAATGGTCTACAGATTAGTAACTAGACAATTGTGTCAAATGGAGTCATCCTCACATGCTGCGGCGCACAGGCTGCATTGCCCGTCCATGATCATCCGCGCACTTTCAACGACCTTGAGCGCCACATTCGCGTGCGTTTCCGTGTTGGCGAAGTCGGTGGCGGAAAACACAAGTCCCTTCAGTTCGCAAACATCGCCATGTCTGCGCACTTGGACGTAATCCGTCAGGAGATCATTTTTATGCGTTGGTCTGCGGgcagaaattaaatatatttaattgaatacgcagtgcatatacatatgtatgtgcgaAAGGGACGGCACTCacatttgttttgatttctcAGAGGCGCCGGATAGGCAAAAATTGTACACCATTCCGCTGGTGAGAGCAGGTATATTGTGTATGTCTGCTTTGCGGAAGCCGGGTTCCAGGTCCATGGGCACAATAATCATGCCcctcattttattttaaccaGAATTTGGGcacaaaaagttgcaaaacCTATGCTgcgctaaaaataaacattggGCCACGATTGCTATCGATTATCGATACtagaaatagaaatacaaCCAAGACCAAGATTAGCCAAGACACTTACCACAACTGCTTGGCAAGCAGTTCAAAGGGCGccaatttcaaatattttcttagTCAAATTTTTAAGCATAATATCTTGTTTTCATCAGATATACTCAACAAAAGCCGCATGGATAAAGTGCACACGAGACATGGGTAAGTTCAGCCTTAATAATGAGGTAAAGTGTCATTAATAAGTCAACAATTTTCAGCAACATCGAGACCCTTCCCCGATTCGTTCGCAACTTGCGAAACCTGCGCTGTTGCGATGGGGATGCGATATCGCTGGAATGCCATGTTGAGGCCGATCCAGAGCCATTCATCATCTGGGAAAAGGATGGGCATGTTGTGCCCAGCGATCGCGACTACGTGATGTCCTTCGATGGCACAAAGGCCACGCTGAGCATTCCTCGCGTGTATCCAGAGGATGAGGGCGAGTACACTTGCGTGGCTAAGAACTCGGTGGGCCGCAGTCTCTCCTCCGCCTGCATCATTGTGGATGTGCCCGAGGAGAAGGAGAATATGCTGAGTCGCCAGCTGGCGCGTCCCAGTGGCCTGCTCTCCGCCCACTCCACGCCACGTTCCACGCCGAGATCGACCCCCGCCCGAAGTTTCTCTCCCCTGCGCCTGTCCTACcgcaccagcagcatcgatCTGTCCGCCGTGGCGGAGCGGAGACGCAGTGATGCCCGGAATGCCATCACGGCGCCCAAGTTTCTCGCCATTCCCTACAATCGCGTCGTCGAGGagggcgacagtgtgcgctTCCAGTGCGCCATCGCCGGACATCCCACGCCATGGGCGACGTGGGACAAAGATGGCCTTATTGTGACACCCACGCCGCGCATTGCCGTCAAGGAAATCGATGATCTTCGCATCATAGAGATCGATGAGGTGACCTTCGACGATGCCGGCCTGTATCGCGTCACGCTGGAGAACGATTTCGGGCGTATTGAGGCCACCGCCCGCTTGGACGTCATCCGCAGCTCCCGCTACTCCAAGTCGCCGTCGGTGCGCAGTGTGCGTGCCTCCTCCTCCCGCCGAAATGCCCATTTGTACAGGCGCATCATGGGGCCATCCACAGGTGGGTGGTGCTCCTTacccattttatttatatatcttatatctTTAAATCCACAGCAATTGGCGGACGCATGGCTCTGGCAAGTGGCTATCGGGGCTCCTCGGTGCCCTCGGTGAGATTCTACCACAACGACGTGGAGCTGGAGGCCTCGGAACGAGTGCACATCCTGCTGCAGGACTCCATGGCCCTGCTGCTCGTGGATAATGTGACGCGCGAGGATGAGGGCCAGTACACCTGCATCATAAGTGGCGACCACGATCCCCTCATCAGTTCCACCACAGTCACCTTCCATGACCCGAATACGACTATTCCCAGGCGGCGTGCTGTCATCACTGAACCACTGCCCGAGATTACCAAATCGCTGGAGGGCGAGGTGATCGATCTGTGCTGCTCCATCGATTGCGACGAGCCCTACAGCTACGTATGGCTGCGAAATGGCGAAATTCTACCGGACAGCGATGAGTTCAAGTGAGTACCGGATGGCTAAATGGAGTCGTTTCTTATCAGCAAT is part of the Drosophila yakuba strain Tai18E2 chromosome 2R, Prin_Dyak_Tai18E2_2.1, whole genome shotgun sequence genome and encodes:
- the LOC6531504 gene encoding myosin light chain kinase, smooth muscle isoform X15 produces the protein MNAYHSQANQLTLECKVSGSPKPHIYWQRDNTLLPVEGTKYQYEEQSDGVKLLTINNFGSNDSGLYTCYAESENGQMKISKFVQASDYVRERIAEKKPIDKVIQEIKRDETSSVAANDTAAAKAKAREAKLRLNLETSLKTMTIGSGNKAQLICYVTGIIEDVHWLRNDERVTKDARHKIYNINGAISLEIYDARVEDSGHYRCVVKNSRQTVESAGQLSVLDQSTGKLPESFSSGIIESYDDQRNEIVLSCQVIGRPNVSWMRDDHSICNNRYRTVEEPGGVRKLVIRNPISSDCGIFACYAEHEHRIDSTSITIKAADLKRLINVSQEEIPSIGDHDSTPWSRSQSHLSAGSQVNGNGELHRAGDRVLRSVGKGKPLFHTLLHDRTVSEGANLRLLCAVSGDENTHIEWLKNHKPLPRGDNRYQTLFLNGEASLEIFAAVADDSGHYTCCASNDFGESLSHSQLRVYKHFQEAPLPSTFTQPIRDTYSLNENELVLDCRVRGQPRPEIQWIKGTEPIEGNEKYKLSDQADGYAKLVIVNPTEKDSGIYWCVARNEGAENKISHQVDFKGRQHYSLEKTHGFFHRDPNKPHFLLPLGNQTVCNGGTVAISAQFMETSTPIEVKWLRDRRVVDGPNVKALADRGVYTLTIMNAGPEVEGTYTCRASNAFGRIESNVNVDVAVGAEKDERPPLFLSRPDTEMKIAVGDPFSLSFRIAGDPKPKLTFMKGTKDITQSDRVSKEVSDDYTRFSVQQAQISDSGTYFVVARNNFGTDRIFVTVTVNPRARSATPTQPRWGLPLDSYSDTSYFRDPPGCISTEPLVVDSGPTHISLSWGKPASANSAPVMAYKVEAWVVGHEGGAYWRELGLTPINSFDAFNLKPNVEYHFRVTPKNRYGWGPTVQTSSPLQVGGVECLPEFVKILPGQAKALLGSSFTLQCNMRGAPRPQVNWFKDGIQLSSSSERVKIRQIGSTCALTIATVSELDSGRYTCEATNSKGRVSTFARLQVVSDSRIYEADSRLKEIAHGRNVADVGDSLPIFTMRLRDRRVQVTYPVRLTCQIVGYPVPEILWYKDDQLIHTDKKHLISAEGQFFTLEIAATSLDDSGTYTCLARNELGSVSCHCTLVVDKGIRAYISPDFYVPLDPFYIFREGSEIRLSTKVEAYPSVGVTWHRNGMRLRPSRRLTATLDSNGFVELIIAEATVRDAGIYVCVASNVVGKVETICRVAIEEEENKVVAPQRSLEIPSIKTDDLPYSKEPLFVVKPRSSEAYEGDNVIIFCEVVGDPKPEVVWLRDFLNPEYYKDAPHFRRIGDGPEYRLEIPSAKLDFTGTYSVIASNCHGEAKAVISLQIFAKDILNKSRMDKVHTRHGNIETLPRFVRNLRNLRCCDGDAISLECHVEADPEPFIIWEKDGHVVPSDRDYVMSFDGTKATLSIPRVYPEDEGEYTCVAKNSVGRSLSSACIIVDVPEEKENMLSRQLARPSGLLSAHSTPRSTPRSTPARSFSPLRLSYRTSSIDLSAVAERRRSDARNAITAPKFLAIPYNRVVEEGDSVRFQCAIAGHPTPWATWDKDGLIVTPTPRIAVKEIDDLRIIEIDEVTFDDAGLYRVTLENDFGRIEATARLDVIRSSRYSKSPSVRSVRASSSRRNAHLYRRIMGPSTAIGGRMALASGYRGSSVPSVRFYHNDVELEASERVHILLQDSMALLLVDNVTREDEGQYTCIISGDHDPLISSTTVTFHDPNTTIPRRRAVITEPLPEITKSLEGEVIDLCCSIDCDEPYSYVWLRNGEILPDSDEFNYIDHGNGRLCLRINDAFDIDSGTYSCQVFTSSDINDSTSDSNPNCSSISSGCDCSSSGELCVLERDLRGQDEECVQLLKTPLPVVCAAGEEALFYARVFPCDAEADWYLNGQLLAQADDSLNMTLESYPENGIRLLRMRDVTASRSGEICLQVKHPQAESRRIPATRTYTSLLVLPAIRGNSSSSSSSLAARSCISTRPEDCTALIGGHVRLSVRYEPFPGTQVIWYKACHPIVEGSNVTIRTTSQQSTLYITDISADDSGKYTVEVMNDYGVEAAAASVAVEGPPEPPSGQPSVSLGPDRVAVAWCGPPYDGGCMLTGFIIEMQTIGQDGDEDSWQLVTRVVDSLAYTVKNLQPQMQYRFRVRAENVHGRSAPGQASELVQITNRPQRTASDASDHFGRTTVSVQSGGDFKSRFEIIEELGKGRFGIVYKVQERGQPEQLLAAKVIKCIKSQDRQKVLEEISIMRSLQHPKLLQLAASFESPREIVMVMEYITGGELFERVVADDFTLTEMDCILFLRQVCDGVAYMHGQSVVHLDLKPENIMCHTRTSHQIKIIDFGLAQRLDTKAPVRVLFGTPEFIPPEIISYEPIGFKSDMWSVGVICYVLLSGLSPFMGDTDVETFSNITRADYDYDDEAFDCVSQEAKDFISQLLVHRKEERLTAQQCLESKWLSQRPDDNLSNNKICTDKLKKFIIRRKWQKTGNAIRALGRMANLSVSRRNSAIAMGVLSSPRPSISGLGMLTASAIGGGTSSQMTSLHEEEDDFSGEMPPVEKRTVLKLRDKSQCSERSDSGYSECSNCSGAQETLLLSLAKSKLEAIAKASTMPAVVHDDTEHSVTLELPTKGEAIMRSDFTNTIKMRKKSLEDSAAREKPKSKPQVKPLLCESKLKVSQLKDRFQVSPAPASASASAANKPPLAFESYKIAKVASVGRISRTEESGRNGRGACSSTPSGSSKGKPPQVRSMPSSPLPQRSATPTRLMSQRVREAAERLAQQHTVASARRQFGNGKGTGIGTGTGTGNGNGNSNGNSNGNGNGNTAETANRESRARRLINRFNNETQHITS
- the LOC6531505 gene encoding uncharacterized protein LOC6531505, which gives rise to MRGMIIVPMDLEPGFRKADIHNIPALTSGMVYNFCLSGASEKSKQIPTHKNDLLTDYVQVRRHGDVCELKGLVFSATDFANTETHANVALKVVESARMIMDGQCSLCAAACTCAHIVAFTFWLLNKSTDRNPSAVVEFWGHELENLVQPEPTTATRICDLMPKDEVRMESELTSKELSASEGEAFLETILEELANCGRDSALYRQCVETTDEFEPMFVHHVLLRAAEYNVVDPPSYVAHMEAQAQTGIIESLYDATRNKYKTRLWVEVQYMRIRCSMMHMIINRKTPEDEDQIFNMMFCKGRDKNNADRVQQKEHKRFILKQTEKLENKNYLECGLILHESFPFLCAAPDGITDDHIVEIKSPKTDEDFEKYLEARESIAPKYMAQIQIQMFAANVKKALYCVLSPTFESNGALHYVWVQADPEFVSSLLTMAEEFWRDVVFPRLLNIYPQSS